The bacterium genome window below encodes:
- a CDS encoding DUF1559 domain-containing protein: MKNKFSKSIFSKPHGFTLIELLVVIAIIAILAAMLLPALSKAREKARQAVCMNNLKQVGLALQMYLEDYNEYYPRPYL; this comes from the coding sequence ATGAAGAACAAATTTTCAAAGAGCATTTTCTCAAAACCACACGGTTTCACCCTGATAGAACTTTTAGTAGTAATTGCGATAATAGCGATACTTGCAGCGATGTTATTACCAGCATTAAGTAAGGCAAGAGAAAAAGCAAGACAGGCAGTATGTATGAATAATCTTAAACAGGTGGGACTGGCTTTACAAATGTATTTAGAGGATTATAATGAGTATTATCCACGTCCATATCTT